A single region of the Candidatus Methanomethylicota archaeon genome encodes:
- a CDS encoding molybdenum cofactor biosynthesis protein MoaB, producing the protein MNHKENLPKKLNYIMIVTSDNIFLKIEKGEKFEDISGKIAEEIIINSGNSFLGRIYLPNNVDIIREKVKELLNKSEIDVILISGGTGIGPKDFTIEAISPLFEKTLPGFGEIFRFLSYKKIGTSAIASRAMAGISNKILIFLLPGSPNAVKLALEEIIIQEAPHLIKMIRG; encoded by the coding sequence ATGAATCATAAAGAAAATCTTCCAAAAAAATTAAATTATATAATGATTGTAACCAGTGATAATATTTTTCTAAAAATTGAAAAAGGAGAAAAATTTGAAGATATTAGTGGAAAAATAGCTGAAGAAATCATAATTAATAGTGGAAATTCTTTTTTAGGACGCATTTATCTTCCAAATAATGTAGATATAATAAGAGAGAAAGTTAAAGAATTATTAAATAAAAGTGAAATAGATGTTATTTTAATAAGTGGAGGAACTGGAATAGGGCCAAAGGATTTCACTATTGAAGCTATTTCACCTCTATTTGAAAAAACTCTTCCTGGTTTTGGAGAAATTTTTAGATTTTTATCTTATAAAAAAATAGGAACTTCAGCTATAGCTTCTAGAGCAATGGCTGGGATTTCAAATAAAATTTTAATTTTCTTATTACCAGGATCTCCAAATGCTGTAAAACTTGCACTTGAAGAAATAATTATACAAGAAGCACCTCATTTAATAAAAATGATAAGAGGATAA
- a CDS encoding type II secretion system F family protein, which translates to MKKSFDLYTFSYKIFGRFAILIESYFEDLRKDLKSAGMKISLSKYISNMLWISFIAFLSSFFIPLFLLIPRANLFYALIGSFALGILSAGITFWIMYMLPRIIAIDRKNRMEKALVYITNYMAILSSSNVIPERIFQSLSIADIDPVVREEIADIIRRMELTGEDFYSSIKKKSEETPSKQFSELLKGILIVSRTGGDLKRFFRLQAKTFMRLRRISLKKGLEQLGIIAEIFVTAGVVLPLVMIIILSIVSLIGWSGNVLFWIYLITFFLIPIVSLIIIILIDTVLPKEE; encoded by the coding sequence ATGAAAAAAAGTTTCGATCTTTATACTTTTTCTTATAAAATATTTGGAAGATTTGCAATTTTAATAGAAAGTTATTTTGAAGATCTTAGAAAAGATTTAAAAAGTGCTGGAATGAAAATTTCACTTTCAAAATACATAAGTAATATGCTTTGGATTTCTTTTATAGCATTTTTATCATCGTTTTTTATACCACTATTTTTGCTTATTCCAAGAGCAAATTTATTTTATGCTTTAATAGGCTCTTTTGCTCTTGGAATTCTTTCTGCAGGTATTACTTTTTGGATTATGTATATGTTACCAAGAATAATTGCCATAGATAGAAAAAATAGAATGGAAAAAGCTTTAGTATATATTACAAACTATATGGCTATACTTTCATCTTCTAATGTTATTCCAGAAAGAATCTTTCAAAGTCTTTCAATAGCAGATATTGATCCTGTAGTAAGGGAAGAAATAGCAGATATTATAAGAAGAATGGAACTTACAGGTGAGGATTTCTATTCATCAATTAAGAAAAAATCTGAAGAAACTCCATCAAAACAATTTTCAGAATTATTAAAAGGAATTTTAATTGTTAGTAGAACTGGAGGAGACTTGAAGAGATTTTTTCGTCTTCAAGCAAAAACTTTCATGAGATTAAGGAGAATTTCTTTAAAAAAAGGTTTAGAACAATTAGGTATAATTGCTGAAATATTTGTAACAGCAGGTGTAGTATTACCTCTTGTAATGATTATAATACTTTCAATAGTATCTCTAATTGGATGGAGTGGTAATGTCTTATTCTGGATTTATTTAATTACTTTTTTCCTTATACCAATAGTATCATTAATAATTATAATACTTATTGATACTGTATTACCTAAGGAGGAATAA
- a CDS encoding ORC1-type DNA replication protein: MAFDIIEKELKKPTIFKNEGALLPDYVPMNLIHREEQLKALSRIFRLMIDSPGMASQKAILIGDVGVGKTVVAKRFGFTLEFLAKERKINLKYIHINCYKDRTLFLIMKKIIQTIMPGFPDRGFSAQELFHVIWKYLEEEDGYLLLTLDEMDFLTRIEGEAPIYFLSRLGDEYLNRKQRLSLILIARRFEALGDLDERTKSTLLHNIIKFERYNSNQLYDIIKMRSNEALKDGVVNEEVLRMIAEIAAPRGDARYALELLWRAGKYADAEGLNKILPEHVRKAQADVFQIPANIILELPLHERLFLLSIAILLKKSKSIYVTMGEVENTYRVICEERKLEPRKHTQLWEYLQDLKNLGVLQTKVVNIKGRTTLIGLMDISADALESLLR, from the coding sequence TTGGCTTTTGATATTATTGAAAAAGAATTAAAAAAACCTACAATATTTAAAAATGAAGGAGCTCTTCTTCCTGATTATGTTCCAATGAATTTAATTCATCGTGAAGAACAATTAAAAGCTCTAAGTAGAATTTTTAGATTAATGATAGATTCACCAGGAATGGCTTCTCAAAAAGCAATATTAATTGGAGATGTTGGTGTTGGTAAAACTGTAGTAGCAAAAAGATTTGGATTTACATTAGAATTTTTAGCAAAAGAAAGAAAAATTAATTTAAAATATATTCACATAAATTGTTATAAAGATAGAACATTATTTCTTATAATGAAGAAAATTATTCAAACAATTATGCCAGGATTTCCAGATAGAGGATTTTCTGCACAAGAATTATTTCATGTAATTTGGAAATATTTAGAAGAGGAAGATGGTTATTTATTATTAACTTTAGATGAAATGGATTTTCTTACTAGAATAGAAGGAGAAGCTCCAATATATTTTCTATCAAGATTAGGAGATGAATATCTTAATAGAAAGCAAAGATTAAGTTTAATATTAATTGCTAGAAGATTTGAAGCTCTTGGAGATTTAGATGAACGTACAAAAAGCACATTATTACATAATATAATAAAATTTGAAAGATATAATTCTAATCAACTCTATGATATAATAAAAATGAGAAGTAATGAGGCATTAAAAGATGGAGTTGTAAATGAAGAAGTTTTAAGAATGATAGCTGAAATAGCAGCTCCAAGAGGAGATGCGAGATATGCACTTGAATTACTTTGGAGAGCTGGAAAGTATGCAGATGCTGAAGGTTTAAATAAAATTCTTCCAGAGCATGTAAGAAAAGCACAAGCAGATGTATTTCAAATTCCAGCAAATATAATATTAGAACTTCCATTACATGAACGTTTATTTTTACTTTCAATAGCTATTTTATTGAAAAAAAGTAAATCCATATATGTTACAATGGGAGAAGTAGAAAATACATATAGAGTAATTTGTGAAGAAAGAAAGTTAGAGCCTAGAAAACATACTCAACTTTGGGAGTATCTTCAAGATTTAAAAAATTTAGGAGTTTTACAAACAAAAGTAGTGAATATAAAAGGAAGGACTACGTTAATAGGATTAATGGATATTTCAGCAGATGCTTTAGAATCTTTATTAAGGTGA
- a CDS encoding THUMP domain-containing protein, producing MGMVIITVPSNKEERAKIEILDCIFPKDYEAKFIEHKYPGLLILESKKLSSDEILKLLEECPTAYIYKIIPVDDIVESNLNSIIKKIEELLKNKKGKIKVDCKKRGSIIKSSHEVEILVGNFLKKLGFIIDLKNPDFIIVINIIDEWTAISFGPPKRFIDKRIHK from the coding sequence ATGGGAATGGTAATAATAACTGTTCCAAGTAATAAAGAAGAAAGAGCAAAAATTGAAATTTTAGATTGTATTTTTCCTAAAGATTATGAAGCTAAATTTATTGAACATAAATATCCTGGATTATTAATATTAGAATCAAAAAAACTTTCTTCAGATGAAATATTAAAATTATTAGAAGAATGCCCAACTGCTTATATTTATAAAATAATTCCAGTTGATGATATTGTAGAATCAAATTTAAATTCTATAATAAAAAAAATTGAAGAATTATTAAAAAATAAAAAAGGAAAAATAAAAGTTGATTGTAAAAAAAGAGGAAGTATAATAAAGTCAAGTCATGAAGTAGAAATATTAGTAGGAAATTTTTTAAAAAAATTAGGATTCATAATTGACTTAAAAAATCCAGACTTTATTATAGTTATAAATATAATTGATGAATGGACTGCTATTTCCTTTGGTCCTCCAAAGAGATTCATTGATAAAAGAATTCATAAATAA
- the moaC gene encoding cyclic pyranopterin monophosphate synthase MoaC → MIDISQKEIITREAKAIGSIKLKQETIELIKNNLIEKGDVLTIAKIATIQAIKNTSNLLPLCHPIQIEYINVDFEIKDCEIEVIVLVKANAKTGVEMEALVGVAIALLTIWDMVKKYEKNENGQYPETLIKNIKVIEKIKQVK, encoded by the coding sequence ATGATAGATATAAGTCAAAAAGAAATAATAACTAGAGAAGCCAAAGCCATAGGTAGTATAAAATTAAAGCAAGAAACTATTGAATTAATAAAAAATAATTTAATAGAAAAAGGAGATGTTCTTACTATTGCAAAAATTGCAACTATTCAAGCTATTAAAAATACTTCAAATTTACTCCCTCTTTGTCATCCAATACAAATTGAATACATAAATGTAGATTTTGAAATAAAAGATTGTGAAATAGAAGTAATTGTATTAGTAAAAGCAAATGCAAAAACAGGAGTTGAAATGGAGGCTTTAGTTGGTGTTGCAATAGCATTATTAACAATATGGGATATGGTAAAAAAGTATGAAAAAAATGAAAATGGACAATATCCAGAGACTTTAATAAAAAATATTAAAGTTATTGAGAAAATAAAACAGGTAAAATAA
- a CDS encoding DUF362 domain-containing protein: MKSEVYFLDFRENKDIIKGMDELLSHFIQYFNPESKIAIKVHIGERGNYTYIRPFFIRKIVDFLKDFKMKPFITETTALYPTGFRRDEKEVLETAKYNGFTEEGLSCPIIVADGPYGEDGIDIEIESPFMNKIRIAKAIFNADGLIIVSHVKGHLLSGFGGAIKNLAMGCTTKISKRDQHAAHGIVFQYEKCNNCGKCIMACAFSAISMKNGMPKRDENKCMYCGNCMFSCDQNAITIFENGKERFQEALAYAASGVLKGLKNKPIFFMNFLIDITPLCDCATPAGNIITQNIGILASKDPVAIDEASLDLIDESPIFPNLGITPPDPLGKINGTNSRIQIITLEKLGYGSREYKLIKI; the protein is encoded by the coding sequence ATGAAATCTGAAGTTTATTTCTTAGACTTTAGAGAAAATAAAGATATAATAAAAGGAATGGATGAATTACTAAGTCATTTTATTCAATATTTTAATCCTGAATCTAAAATTGCTATAAAAGTACATATTGGTGAAAGAGGTAATTATACATATATTAGACCATTTTTTATTAGAAAAATAGTTGATTTTCTTAAGGATTTTAAAATGAAGCCTTTTATAACTGAAACTACTGCTTTATATCCTACGGGATTTAGAAGAGATGAAAAAGAAGTATTGGAAACAGCAAAATATAATGGTTTTACTGAAGAAGGTTTGTCATGTCCTATAATAGTAGCTGATGGACCTTATGGAGAAGATGGAATTGATATTGAAATAGAATCTCCTTTTATGAATAAAATAAGAATTGCAAAAGCTATTTTTAATGCAGATGGATTAATAATAGTAAGTCATGTGAAGGGACATTTGCTTTCAGGATTTGGAGGAGCTATTAAGAATTTAGCAATGGGTTGTACAACAAAAATAAGTAAAAGAGATCAACATGCAGCTCATGGAATTGTTTTTCAATATGAAAAATGTAATAATTGTGGTAAATGCATAATGGCATGTGCTTTTTCAGCAATATCTATGAAAAATGGAATGCCTAAAAGAGATGAAAATAAGTGTATGTATTGTGGAAATTGTATGTTTTCATGTGATCAAAATGCAATAACAATATTTGAAAATGGTAAAGAGAGATTTCAAGAAGCTTTAGCATATGCTGCTTCTGGAGTACTTAAAGGATTAAAAAATAAGCCTATATTTTTCATGAATTTTCTTATTGATATTACTCCACTCTGTGATTGTGCCACTCCAGCTGGGAATATTATTACTCAAAATATTGGAATATTAGCATCTAAGGATCCAGTAGCCATAGATGAAGCATCATTAGATTTAATTGATGAAAGCCCTATTTTTCCTAACCTTGGCATAACTCCTCCTGATCCTTTAGGAAAAATTAATGGAACAAATAGTAGAATTCAAATAATTACTTTGGAAAAACTAGGATATGGTTCTAGAGAATATAAATTAATTAAAATATGA
- a CDS encoding helicase-related protein, producing MKNWEKYLNFLDNGPYSIDSLVHTLVPKEKIEFNQRIIINKINYTLYPFQQKILNKIRDDTFIVGLPTGLGKTYIAGAFLLRETQKNPKKILFLTPSIPLGVQQTLFARKMLNIDSAYFISGNISPEKRKLLKVWNAGFIVTTPQTFYNDFLIEYEDEIKLAKSLDNTLEILKEVLKFKFPFDIIIADECHGYIGDTSGYSILLTAKANGSKILALSATPQLHSPIRLKELKKIFENIEMISIEDSEIREFIPRRIINIININAPNNLILIYKKLMEVINLYKEKIIEEFGKNHVKKYCKDHPICISFIALKTLRMRIIEDGASSVINYNIWKLKELKDIYKIYKEISNSNHKFSSIYEILEWEKYEKAIIFIESVIAAKQLGLLLQEKYGIDNVAILVGKGEMNMNQQTSALIQFKERAKILVTTSIGEEGLDIPTADLEIWIDPPSNPKKWIQRFGRILRQTKKDKIAKIYTILTMKTHEKRKFFGVMRKVENIYKFTHEIKSIIRGQRRLTSYMG from the coding sequence ATGAAAAACTGGGAAAAATATTTGAACTTCTTAGACAATGGTCCATATTCTATAGATTCGCTAGTACATACTCTTGTTCCAAAAGAAAAAATAGAATTTAATCAAAGAATAATAATAAATAAAATAAATTATACACTTTATCCTTTTCAACAAAAAATTTTGAATAAAATAAGAGATGATACATTTATTGTAGGTTTACCTACTGGTTTAGGAAAGACATATATTGCAGGAGCATTTTTATTAAGAGAAACACAAAAAAATCCAAAGAAAATACTATTTCTTACACCATCAATACCTTTAGGAGTTCAACAAACTTTATTTGCTCGAAAAATGCTTAATATTGATTCAGCATATTTTATTTCAGGAAATATATCACCTGAAAAAAGAAAATTATTAAAAGTTTGGAATGCTGGTTTTATAGTAACAACTCCACAAACATTTTATAATGATTTTTTAATTGAATATGAAGATGAAATAAAATTAGCAAAATCTTTGGATAATACTTTAGAGATTTTAAAAGAAGTTTTAAAATTTAAATTTCCTTTTGATATTATTATAGCAGATGAATGCCATGGTTATATAGGAGACACTAGTGGATACTCAATTTTACTTACTGCTAAAGCTAATGGAAGTAAAATACTTGCATTAAGTGCTACTCCACAATTACATTCTCCAATAAGACTAAAAGAATTGAAGAAAATTTTTGAAAATATTGAAATGATTTCTATAGAAGATTCTGAAATTCGTGAATTTATTCCAAGAAGAATTATAAATATAATTAATATTAATGCTCCAAATAATCTTATTTTAATATATAAAAAATTGATGGAAGTAATTAACTTATATAAAGAAAAAATTATTGAAGAATTTGGAAAAAATCATGTAAAGAAATATTGTAAAGATCATCCAATTTGCATATCTTTTATAGCATTAAAAACTTTGAGAATGAGAATTATTGAAGATGGAGCAAGTAGTGTAATTAATTATAATATATGGAAATTAAAAGAATTAAAAGATATTTATAAAATTTATAAAGAAATTTCAAATTCAAATCATAAATTTTCATCAATTTATGAAATCTTAGAATGGGAAAAATATGAAAAAGCTATAATATTTATTGAATCAGTTATTGCAGCAAAACAACTTGGATTGTTACTTCAAGAGAAATATGGAATTGATAATGTAGCAATACTTGTAGGAAAAGGAGAAATGAACATGAATCAACAAACCTCAGCTTTAATACAATTTAAAGAAAGAGCAAAAATTTTAGTTACTACTAGTATAGGAGAAGAAGGTCTTGATATTCCAACAGCAGATTTAGAAATTTGGATTGATCCACCAAGTAATCCAAAAAAATGGATTCAAAGATTTGGAAGAATTCTACGACAAACTAAAAAAGACAAAATTGCAAAAATATATACAATTCTAACTATGAAAACACATGAAAAAAGAAAATTCTTTGGAGTAATGAGAAAAGTGGAAAACATATATAAATTCACTCATGAAATAAAAAGTATCATAAGAGGACAAAGAAGATTAACAAGTTATATGGGTTGA
- a CDS encoding type II/IV secretion system ATPase subunit, with product MEFGKFKTHYPIEEPYVYATIVEDPSTKEIKYIAIEPTLTDEDKKVLKKIKEIFLDELDIDLMELSKEEASKILENRIKKIIKEYKINIDEGQFKKILYYLKRDFLGFEKIDPLMKDHYVEDISCDGVGIPIYIWHREFESIKTNIVYESEEELNRFVTRLAYLCGKHISIAQPILDASLPDGSRVNATYGSEISRRGTTFTIRRFRADPLTIIDLIQFGTISIDLAAYLWFIIENKRSILIAGETASGKTTLLNCTSMFIRPDMKIVSIEETPELNLPHTNWIPMVTRTGFGRKSADISLFDLLKNALRQRPDYIIVGEIRGAEAYTLFQALAIGHGIQATIHAESVEKVISRLESPPMNIPKSMIELLDVIIIQSKVKKGSYSVRRTTCLAEIKEYNREKNELIINYLARWDPNEDTHIMEEESVVLNRISEEKGIPMKEIMNNINKRKHILKWMVNKGMRRYMEIGSILREYYTDSEGVFRRALVEIT from the coding sequence ATGGAATTTGGAAAATTTAAAACACATTATCCAATAGAAGAACCATATGTATATGCAACTATAGTAGAGGATCCTTCAACTAAGGAAATTAAATACATTGCCATTGAGCCAACTCTTACTGATGAAGATAAAAAAGTTTTAAAAAAAATTAAGGAAATTTTTTTAGATGAATTAGATATAGACTTAATGGAATTATCAAAAGAAGAAGCTTCTAAAATATTAGAGAATAGAATTAAAAAAATTATAAAAGAATATAAAATAAATATAGATGAAGGACAATTTAAAAAAATACTTTATTATTTAAAAAGAGATTTTCTTGGATTTGAAAAAATAGATCCATTGATGAAAGATCATTATGTTGAAGATATATCATGTGATGGAGTTGGTATTCCAATATATATATGGCATAGAGAATTTGAATCTATAAAGACAAATATAGTATATGAAAGTGAAGAAGAATTAAATAGATTTGTTACTAGACTTGCTTATTTATGTGGTAAACATATTTCTATTGCTCAACCAATACTTGATGCTTCTTTACCTGATGGAAGTAGAGTAAATGCTACATATGGTTCTGAAATTTCAAGAAGAGGTACTACTTTTACAATAAGAAGATTTAGAGCAGATCCCCTTACTATAATTGATTTAATTCAATTTGGTACTATTTCTATTGATTTAGCAGCATATCTTTGGTTCATAATAGAAAATAAGCGTTCAATATTAATAGCTGGAGAAACAGCATCTGGAAAAACTACATTATTGAATTGTACATCAATGTTTATAAGACCTGATATGAAAATAGTCTCTATTGAAGAAACACCTGAACTTAATCTTCCTCATACAAATTGGATTCCCATGGTTACAAGAACTGGATTTGGAAGAAAAAGTGCTGATATTTCACTTTTTGATTTATTAAAAAATGCTTTAAGACAAAGACCAGATTATATAATTGTTGGAGAGATAAGAGGTGCAGAAGCATATACTTTATTTCAAGCTTTAGCCATAGGCCATGGAATTCAAGCTACTATTCATGCTGAATCTGTAGAAAAAGTAATAAGTAGACTCGAATCTCCACCAATGAATATTCCTAAAAGTATGATAGAATTATTAGATGTAATAATTATTCAAAGTAAAGTGAAAAAAGGCAGTTATTCTGTAAGAAGAACAACATGTTTAGCAGAAATCAAGGAGTATAATAGAGAAAAAAATGAACTTATTATAAATTATCTTGCTAGATGGGATCCTAATGAAGATACTCATATAATGGAAGAGGAAAGTGTAGTTTTAAATAGAATATCTGAAGAAAAAGGAATACCTATGAAGGAAATCATGAATAATATTAATAAAAGAAAGCATATATTGAAATGGATGGTAAATAAAGGAATGCGACGTTATATGGAAATAGGAAGTATTTTAAGAGAATATTATACAGATAGTGAAGGAGTTTTTAGACGTGCTTTGGTGGAAATCACATGA
- the mobB gene encoding molybdopterin-guanine dinucleotide biosynthesis protein B, translating into MKIICIISLKSGYGKTTLIEEIIKKLTKKGLKICAIKHSSHNIKEDYGKDTWRFRNAGAMASAIISNEGIIYLSNANLTIPLISLMNPDLIICEGFKESNYPKLIIIKDENELNEINKINNIIGIISSNDLQNINLPILKNIDEIVNFIISMVNKID; encoded by the coding sequence ATGAAAATAATATGTATTATTTCTTTAAAAAGTGGTTATGGAAAAACTACATTAATTGAAGAAATTATAAAGAAATTGACAAAAAAAGGATTAAAAATATGTGCTATAAAACATTCTTCACATAATATTAAAGAAGATTATGGTAAAGATACTTGGAGATTTAGAAATGCTGGAGCCATGGCTTCAGCTATAATTTCTAATGAAGGAATTATTTATCTCTCTAATGCAAATCTTACAATTCCACTTATTTCTTTAATGAATCCAGATTTAATAATATGTGAAGGATTTAAAGAATCAAATTATCCCAAACTCATTATTATAAAAGATGAAAATGAATTAAATGAAATAAATAAAATAAATAATATTATTGGAATAATTTCTAGTAATGATTTACAAAATATAAATCTTCCAATTTTAAAAAATATTGATGAAATTGTAAATTTTATAATTTCAATGGTGAATAAAATTGATTGA
- the moaA gene encoding GTP 3',8-cyclase MoaA, with the protein MIDPFNREITGLRISLTQKCNFNCKYCHHEGEFQVNREMTCEEILRIVKIAHELGIKRVKYTGGEPLLREDLIEIIKGSIEIGLEDVAITTNGSLLKGKSKSLFMAGLRRINVSIPSLNPKIYSNITGGNLFDTINGIMDAVENGLKIKINVVLMKGINENDLFKFINFASSIGGSLQLIELEKLNISDEFFKEYYISISSIEPILKNLAEEIIIRENMNARRIYIINGIKIEVVSPTNKEFCMNCSRIRITSDGKIKPCLMRWNNHVDILGPMRMGASDDELKKIFIKAISLRAPFYK; encoded by the coding sequence TTGATTGATCCATTCAATAGAGAAATTACAGGTTTAAGAATTAGTTTAACACAAAAATGTAATTTTAATTGTAAATATTGTCATCATGAAGGTGAATTTCAAGTAAATAGAGAAATGACTTGCGAAGAAATTTTAAGAATTGTAAAAATTGCACATGAATTAGGAATTAAAAGAGTGAAATATACAGGTGGAGAACCTCTCTTAAGAGAAGATTTAATAGAAATAATAAAGGGATCAATTGAAATAGGTTTAGAAGATGTTGCTATAACTACTAATGGATCACTTTTAAAAGGAAAATCAAAGAGCCTATTTATGGCTGGATTAAGAAGAATAAATGTTTCAATACCAAGTTTAAATCCAAAAATTTATTCAAATATTACTGGAGGAAATCTTTTTGATACAATTAATGGAATTATGGATGCTGTAGAAAATGGATTAAAAATTAAAATTAATGTTGTTTTAATGAAAGGAATAAATGAAAATGATTTATTTAAATTTATAAACTTTGCTTCTTCAATAGGAGGATCACTTCAATTAATAGAATTAGAAAAATTAAATATAAGTGATGAATTTTTTAAAGAATACTATATTAGTATATCTTCAATTGAACCTATTTTAAAAAATTTAGCTGAAGAAATCATAATTAGAGAGAATATGAATGCTAGAAGAATATATATTATTAATGGAATAAAAATAGAAGTTGTTTCTCCTACAAATAAAGAATTTTGTATGAATTGTTCTAGAATTAGAATTACAAGTGATGGAAAAATAAAGCCATGCTTAATGAGATGGAATAATCATGTAGATATTCTTGGACCAATGAGAATGGGAGCTTCTGATGATGAGCTTAAAAAAATATTTATTAAAGCTATATCACTTAGAGCTCCTTTTTATAAATAA
- a CDS encoding type II secretion system F family protein, translated as MPFVKKKERYLLYIISIMSGVIIAFLAFLVHFTNVRLSDYLIAIAIMTTFFPIGTLNYLEYKWKKAIEEKIPDLLYDIAEGQITGMSFIKALQTITTKEYGVLSIELKKVLAQIKLGVSFEEAIKKLAERTESQLVRKVSTIISDVNKFGGDVVEVMRSLGDYVKMIITMNEERRATMRIYIGISYIAFFTLLTIVMILLNQFFLPLIQLGYTPLFISPLEYEEYRRIFFYFSLIQAIFSGIVTGKLGEGSIFAGLKHIVIMLFFTLIFFSLFII; from the coding sequence TTGCCTTTTGTAAAAAAGAAAGAAAGATATCTCCTTTATATTATATCAATAATGAGTGGAGTTATAATTGCTTTTCTTGCATTTTTAGTACATTTTACAAATGTTAGACTTAGTGATTATTTAATAGCAATTGCAATAATGACTACTTTCTTTCCAATAGGTACATTAAATTATCTTGAATATAAATGGAAAAAAGCTATAGAAGAAAAAATTCCTGATTTATTATATGATATTGCTGAAGGACAAATTACAGGAATGAGTTTTATAAAAGCTCTTCAAACTATTACAACTAAAGAGTATGGTGTTTTATCAATAGAATTAAAAAAAGTTTTAGCTCAAATAAAGTTAGGAGTGAGTTTTGAAGAAGCTATTAAAAAACTTGCTGAGAGAACAGAATCTCAACTTGTGAGAAAAGTGAGTACAATAATATCTGATGTTAATAAATTTGGTGGAGATGTTGTTGAAGTTATGAGAAGTTTAGGAGATTATGTAAAAATGATAATAACAATGAATGAAGAAAGAAGAGCAACAATGCGCATTTACATTGGAATTTCTTACATTGCTTTTTTTACTTTATTAACTATTGTTATGATTTTACTTAATCAATTCTTTTTACCATTAATTCAATTAGGTTATACTCCTTTATTTATATCACCATTAGAATATGAAGAATATAGAAGGATTTTCTTCTATTTTTCATTAATTCAAGCAATATTTTCAGGAATTGTTACTGGAAAATTGGGTGAAGGATCTATTTTTGCAGGTCTTAAACATATAGTTATTATGCTCTTTTTCACATTAATCTTCTTTTCACTATTTATTATTTAA
- a CDS encoding helix-turn-helix domain-containing protein, which produces MLIEEIFSSKGKVKILRVLSEREELNISAIVKKTGLNHSTINTHLKKLCELGIIEEKKFGRIRIFRLRKEDPRGFAILNLFNTFKGVEKIER; this is translated from the coding sequence ATGTTAATTGAAGAAATTTTTTCATCAAAAGGAAAAGTGAAGATACTTAGAGTACTTTCAGAAAGAGAAGAACTTAATATTTCTGCTATAGTAAAAAAAACTGGTTTAAATCATTCAACAATAAATACTCATTTAAAAAAACTATGTGAATTAGGAATTATTGAAGAAAAAAAATTTGGAAGAATAAGAATATTTAGATTAAGAAAAGAAGATCCAAGAGGTTTTGCTATATTAAATTTATTTAATACATTTAAAGGAGTTGAAAAAATTGAGCGTTAA